From Synoicihabitans lomoniglobus, the proteins below share one genomic window:
- a CDS encoding TonB-dependent siderophore receptor, with protein sequence MNYLHAPRFRRQRGVSHAITSLLSICILALPALAQTTPPAGEEDVVELSPFTVTTSNDHGYMANSTLAGSRTNTELKDIANPLDIITKELIADMAVEDIQDLTLFANGVSPNAAGDYNSDGQEREVWNYNYMEIRGFKVGSATRNFMDLNAQFEAYNSERVEFSKGPNSILFGAGSPGGTTNYATKVAGLQRNAYSIQHRTDDLGSQRVSVDLNQVIAPDTLGLRLNALWEDQNFYRHPAYETQHAWNLTGKWKPTPDTTVTIGHEMRDSERASPRGIFAADRVSAWLDAGSPIVTAVPSNNRVVIGGSESPQSAADNGMVTMNSDNWILDSDGVLRNTRRTARGTDTFANAIRLDTVATGFDFPTDVWVGGPNGINDSKWNITEFNVTQRISDDFYIDLSYGHTDNDIRQGNSVSSYLFVDTNDFGANTHPGELYAESRPFRIDRGIDIDDIRATASYNLRLTETNKWLGDHQLAAMYEYNDREEWMDNGRLTLVQTPDGPITGSLTGGQVAFYLRDYLNLASGKNAMYDYRNIYYSDGISQDGYVAKFLRRESWAALHTLTKQDSVLAVLQSRWLQNRLITTAGWRQDKRVAYDAPFTADPVTGMRIPVEVDRGTPDGRDDPKYASFINPPTYVQGISRNYGAVFHATDWLSFTYNHATNFSPRTETRDLYGEYVKASTGESNDYGIRLSLLDNRLSLSLIHYETSELNSVTNGSAINTPMKIMKQAEQILVDNGIQATNPLDLDGNFTTADRTATGEELLLIGNPTRNWSFRLSASRLINEQRNIAPDIRAYFAERIPYYQSQDQSLTAIGENSNLAVRIEQAQTQFALLETRERVRVFPASEYNARLTAKYNFDSDSKFKGLSLGSNLRWNSAPVIGYFKTVDGVFDVNRSYKGDDTMITDVFLTYQHKLPRDIMWKVQLNIKNIFDNDDPIPVAAINDDDTANFNWVPYRYRPQDGRVFTITNTFSF encoded by the coding sequence ATGAACTACCTCCATGCGCCGCGCTTCCGGCGGCAACGCGGCGTATCCCACGCCATCACCTCGCTTTTGAGCATATGCATCCTCGCTCTTCCCGCCCTGGCGCAAACCACTCCGCCGGCAGGCGAAGAAGACGTGGTGGAATTGAGCCCCTTCACGGTCACCACGTCCAACGACCACGGCTACATGGCCAACTCGACCCTAGCCGGAAGTCGCACCAACACCGAGCTAAAGGACATCGCCAACCCGCTCGACATCATCACCAAGGAATTGATTGCCGACATGGCCGTTGAGGACATCCAGGACCTCACGCTCTTCGCCAACGGCGTCTCCCCCAATGCGGCTGGCGACTACAACTCCGACGGTCAGGAGCGCGAAGTCTGGAACTATAACTACATGGAGATTCGCGGATTCAAAGTCGGCTCCGCCACCCGCAACTTCATGGATCTCAACGCCCAGTTCGAGGCCTACAACTCGGAACGAGTCGAGTTTTCCAAAGGACCAAACTCCATCCTCTTCGGTGCCGGCAGCCCCGGCGGCACCACTAACTATGCGACCAAGGTCGCTGGTCTTCAGCGCAACGCCTACTCCATTCAACATCGCACCGACGACCTCGGCAGCCAACGCGTGAGCGTTGACCTCAATCAAGTCATCGCACCAGACACCCTGGGCCTGCGCCTGAACGCCTTGTGGGAGGACCAAAACTTCTATCGGCACCCCGCCTACGAGACGCAACATGCCTGGAATTTGACGGGCAAATGGAAACCGACCCCCGACACCACGGTCACGATCGGCCACGAAATGCGAGACTCCGAGCGCGCAAGTCCGCGCGGTATTTTCGCCGCGGATCGCGTCTCCGCCTGGCTCGATGCCGGCTCGCCGATCGTGACTGCGGTTCCGAGCAATAATCGGGTCGTCATTGGTGGCAGCGAGAGCCCTCAATCCGCCGCCGACAACGGCATGGTCACGATGAACTCCGATAACTGGATTCTCGATTCCGACGGCGTTTTGCGCAACACGCGACGCACGGCGCGGGGCACCGACACCTTCGCCAATGCCATCCGGCTCGATACGGTCGCCACTGGTTTTGATTTTCCCACCGACGTCTGGGTCGGAGGTCCCAACGGAATCAACGACAGCAAATGGAACATCACCGAGTTCAACGTCACCCAGCGCATTTCCGACGATTTCTACATCGACCTGTCCTACGGTCATACCGACAACGACATACGTCAGGGTAACAGCGTCAGCTCCTACCTCTTCGTCGACACCAACGACTTCGGCGCCAATACCCACCCCGGTGAACTTTACGCCGAATCCCGCCCGTTCCGCATCGACCGCGGCATCGACATTGACGACATCCGTGCGACCGCGTCCTACAATCTGCGCCTGACCGAAACCAACAAATGGCTGGGCGACCACCAGTTGGCGGCAATGTATGAATACAATGATCGCGAGGAGTGGATGGACAACGGACGGCTAACCCTCGTGCAAACGCCGGACGGCCCGATCACCGGCAGCCTGACGGGCGGGCAGGTGGCGTTTTATCTGCGCGACTATCTCAATCTCGCGAGTGGCAAGAACGCCATGTATGACTACCGCAACATCTACTATTCGGATGGGATTTCACAGGACGGCTATGTCGCCAAATTCCTGCGACGGGAATCCTGGGCCGCGCTGCACACCCTGACCAAACAAGACTCCGTTTTGGCAGTGTTGCAAAGCCGGTGGCTGCAGAATCGTCTCATCACCACTGCGGGCTGGCGACAGGACAAACGCGTGGCCTACGACGCCCCCTTCACCGCCGACCCGGTCACGGGAATGCGCATACCCGTCGAGGTCGACCGCGGCACACCCGACGGACGTGACGACCCGAAGTATGCGTCCTTCATCAATCCTCCCACCTACGTTCAAGGAATCTCCCGAAACTATGGAGCGGTTTTTCACGCCACCGACTGGCTCAGCTTCACCTACAATCACGCGACCAACTTCTCCCCGCGCACCGAGACGCGCGACCTGTATGGCGAATACGTGAAAGCCTCCACGGGGGAATCAAACGATTACGGCATTCGGCTCAGTTTACTGGATAACCGGTTGAGCCTTTCATTGATCCACTACGAAACAAGTGAGCTCAATTCGGTCACCAATGGCAGTGCGATCAATACGCCGATGAAGATCATGAAGCAGGCCGAGCAGATCCTCGTGGACAACGGCATTCAGGCGACGAACCCCCTGGATCTTGACGGCAACTTCACCACGGCTGATCGCACCGCCACGGGCGAGGAATTGTTGCTGATCGGCAACCCGACCCGCAACTGGTCCTTCCGCCTCTCCGCGTCGCGTTTGATCAACGAACAGCGCAACATCGCACCGGACATCCGGGCCTATTTCGCGGAACGCATTCCATATTATCAGTCTCAAGATCAGTCGCTGACGGCCATCGGCGAAAACTCGAACCTGGCCGTCCGCATTGAGCAGGCCCAAACCCAGTTCGCCCTGTTGGAAACTCGCGAGCGCGTCCGCGTCTTTCCCGCCAGTGAATACAACGCCCGCCTCACCGCTAAATATAATTTCGATAGCGACAGTAAGTTCAAGGGCCTCAGCCTCGGCTCAAACCTCCGCTGGAACAGCGCCCCCGTTATCGGATACTTCAAGACGGTCGACGGCGTTTTTGATGTCAACCGGAGCTACAAGGGGGACGACACGATGATCACGGATGTCTTCCTGACTTATCAGCACAAACTCCCGCGCGACATCATGTGGAAGGTGCAGTTGAACATCAAAAACATCTTCGACAACGACGACCCGATTCCAGTCGCGGCCATCAACGACGACGATACAGCCAACTTCAACTGGGTGCCCTACCGCTACCGGCCTCAGGATGGCCGCGTTTTCACCATCACCAATACGTTCAGCTT
- a CDS encoding sodium:solute symporter family protein: protein MSGFHPADLAVAVLYIVVVFYLGLRGSRQSTPNQEGFFLANRKLGKVYQFFLNFGNSTDANGAVSTTSLVYQQGVSGVWLAFQMIFLNPYYWFMNVWFRRVRLITTADLFEDRLGSRGLARFYALFQCLSAVVIVIGFGNLVTYKIFTALVVTPEARWSIEERASVEDYRELRHYEQALTTRDLADFAASDQEKIARLRERMARGELHNSISPVDPLAFYIVYTVIVGAYVVLGGMAATAANEVFQSLLIVAFSVILIPLGMQAAGGVAAFSSKVPAAMFELLREDGPSRHITAFVLVGILANTLVMINGISGNMAIGGSARNEFAARFGAVSGTFAKRLMIILWAFSGLVAVALYQGTDALADPDMAWGTMSRQLLGPGLLGLMVVGVLAANMSTLAAQSMAVSALFVRNVYLPWRPHASERECVVAGRLAITAALTLGVLAAVNMNDVFAMLQFMLTINVPFGAAVMLMFFWRRLSVPAVWIAVVTAVLFNTIAPVVLPQLDAIRTHPDLVERTVDDAGRFSPVYFESVVRSQPSDESSPLIGSGRLHTELCLLRLFGVAVPEMSPSNRFAARLLIAAITPFVFLLTISFLTHAPDPRRLDRFFAKMKTPVGTDPSTEAAAIEASVRNPHRFDHLKLFPRSSWEFTKWNREDLVGFLICCALSGNIILLFWGLLRWAAP from the coding sequence ATGTCCGGATTCCATCCTGCCGACCTAGCGGTCGCCGTTCTCTACATTGTTGTCGTGTTTTATCTGGGCCTTCGCGGATCCCGCCAGTCGACGCCTAACCAGGAAGGATTTTTCCTCGCGAACCGAAAGCTGGGTAAGGTCTATCAGTTTTTCCTCAACTTCGGGAACTCGACCGACGCCAACGGAGCCGTCTCGACCACCAGCCTCGTCTATCAGCAGGGCGTTTCCGGTGTCTGGCTCGCTTTCCAGATGATTTTTCTGAACCCCTATTATTGGTTCATGAATGTCTGGTTCCGGCGCGTGCGACTGATTACCACCGCCGATCTCTTCGAAGATCGTCTCGGCAGCCGGGGGCTCGCGCGCTTCTACGCCCTCTTCCAATGTCTGAGCGCCGTGGTCATCGTCATTGGATTCGGCAACTTGGTGACCTACAAAATATTCACCGCTTTGGTTGTGACTCCCGAAGCGCGATGGAGCATCGAAGAACGTGCTTCGGTCGAAGACTACCGTGAACTGCGACACTACGAGCAGGCGTTGACGACCCGGGATTTGGCGGACTTCGCCGCGTCCGATCAGGAGAAGATCGCGAGGCTCCGCGAACGCATGGCTCGGGGAGAGTTGCACAACTCGATCTCTCCGGTTGATCCGCTCGCTTTCTACATCGTCTATACGGTGATCGTCGGCGCGTATGTGGTGCTCGGTGGCATGGCGGCTACAGCGGCGAACGAAGTTTTTCAAAGCCTCCTCATTGTCGCTTTTTCGGTGATTCTCATCCCGCTGGGCATGCAGGCGGCCGGAGGTGTCGCCGCCTTCAGCAGCAAAGTCCCCGCTGCGATGTTTGAACTGCTTCGAGAAGACGGACCCTCCCGCCACATCACGGCGTTTGTGCTGGTCGGGATACTCGCCAACACGCTCGTCATGATCAACGGCATCTCCGGCAACATGGCCATCGGCGGTTCCGCGCGAAACGAATTTGCCGCTCGCTTCGGTGCGGTCAGCGGCACTTTCGCCAAACGCCTGATGATAATCCTGTGGGCCTTTTCCGGTCTCGTCGCCGTGGCTCTCTATCAAGGCACGGACGCACTCGCGGATCCCGACATGGCGTGGGGCACGATGTCGCGACAACTGCTCGGCCCGGGGTTACTGGGATTGATGGTGGTCGGCGTGCTGGCCGCCAATATGTCGACGCTCGCCGCCCAATCGATGGCCGTCTCCGCCCTGTTCGTGCGCAATGTCTACCTGCCTTGGCGACCTCACGCCTCTGAACGTGAATGCGTGGTGGCGGGACGCCTGGCGATCACGGCCGCGTTGACCCTGGGGGTGCTGGCCGCCGTCAATATGAACGACGTGTTCGCGATGCTTCAGTTCATGCTCACGATCAACGTGCCGTTCGGGGCCGCTGTCATGCTGATGTTTTTCTGGCGACGCCTGAGCGTGCCCGCTGTCTGGATCGCGGTCGTCACGGCCGTGCTCTTCAACACCATTGCCCCGGTCGTGCTGCCACAGCTCGATGCCATCCGCACTCATCCCGACCTGGTGGAGCGAACGGTGGACGACGCCGGTCGCTTCTCTCCCGTCTATTTCGAATCGGTGGTCCGGAGCCAACCGTCCGACGAATCCAGTCCGCTCATCGGGAGTGGACGCCTGCACACCGAACTCTGTCTGCTTCGACTGTTCGGGGTCGCGGTGCCGGAAATGTCTCCGAGCAATCGGTTCGCGGCCCGGCTCCTGATTGCCGCGATCACTCCCTTTGTTTTTCTACTAACGATCAGCTTCCTCACTCATGCCCCGGACCCTCGTCGGCTTGATCGCTTCTTTGCCAAGATGAAAACGCCGGTCGGCACGGATCCTTCGACTGAAGCAGCCGCGATCGAGGCTTCGGTGCGCAATCCGCACCGCTTTGACCACCTCAAACTGTTTCCCCGTTCATCGTGGGAATTTACCAAGTGGAATCGGGAAGACCTCGTTGGGTTCCTGATTTGTTGCGCCCTTTCCGGCAACATCATTCTCCTGTTTTGGGGACTGCTCCGCTGGGCCGCCCCTTGA
- a CDS encoding tetratricopeptide repeat protein, whose product MKHDRKSSSRLGGLFHRRFVPMRWAVGGLLIGLFVVGCDRAPSDFSAKTFRLDAALVAGARATVRDEYGRRIARLERQPGDPDLLASLATFYHANDFVAAAISAYDELRRRDPKNPDWPYRSALIYAQGSESQEALRELAVATALRPDFALAWWRTGALLSYTADKTAAAAAFQKALHADPQLAHAHVGLARLDLAIGNTEAACGELLRAIEIDPEFSTSYNLLAQAYRSLGRENEAREIERLPVSRHRHRDPIDPVVDTLREACFDVAQLRVAADMEFTSLHLERAIPLLERASRLEPDNAGVALALAKVYLADEQAEQAFPWLEKAIAKAPLFPEAHYVLAYERRRLGQGPAAIKAVTRGIDLNPDDASLRHLRGLCHVDTDEVAAAAADFAYAIELSPRNLTYLLALADIRWAAGLQDDAATLYARAADVAPLAVRPRLALAQLHLEKGELEKAHSWIVEAARVDPSSPEPNRMQAKYLVRLGMKQLHESQTAGAVDAFEMALQLRPDYLPALESLCLACLQADRSDEAISVLQRFIEANPKLAKPHYLLAVLRLEQGGSQDARDHLTAGVDLARESGDTATLSKIQNLQDSLAVAP is encoded by the coding sequence ATGAAACACGATCGAAAATCCTCTTCACGACTTGGTGGACTATTTCATCGTCGGTTCGTGCCGATGCGCTGGGCCGTGGGTGGTCTCTTGATCGGCCTATTCGTGGTGGGCTGTGACCGGGCGCCCTCGGATTTCTCGGCGAAAACGTTCCGTTTGGACGCGGCTCTCGTCGCAGGCGCTCGGGCCACCGTTCGCGATGAATACGGCCGGAGGATCGCACGGTTGGAGCGCCAGCCTGGGGACCCAGATCTCCTCGCATCACTGGCGACGTTTTACCACGCCAACGACTTTGTGGCGGCGGCGATTTCCGCTTACGACGAGTTGCGCCGTCGGGACCCCAAGAATCCCGACTGGCCTTATCGGTCGGCTCTCATTTATGCTCAGGGTAGTGAGTCGCAGGAGGCCTTGCGCGAGCTCGCGGTCGCTACGGCTTTGCGGCCCGACTTCGCGCTGGCGTGGTGGCGCACGGGCGCGCTGCTTTCCTATACCGCAGATAAAACGGCGGCGGCGGCTGCGTTTCAAAAGGCACTTCACGCCGATCCGCAACTGGCCCATGCCCACGTCGGATTGGCCCGTTTGGATCTGGCGATAGGGAATACGGAAGCCGCGTGCGGCGAGCTTTTGCGAGCCATCGAAATCGATCCCGAATTTTCCACGAGCTACAATCTGCTGGCGCAGGCCTATCGCTCACTGGGTCGGGAAAATGAGGCCCGGGAGATTGAACGCCTGCCCGTGAGTCGGCATCGGCATCGCGACCCGATTGATCCGGTTGTGGATACGTTGCGCGAAGCCTGTTTTGATGTGGCCCAGCTGCGGGTCGCCGCAGATATGGAGTTTACCTCGCTGCATTTGGAACGGGCCATCCCTCTGCTTGAGCGCGCGTCGCGCTTGGAGCCGGACAATGCCGGAGTCGCGCTGGCTCTTGCCAAGGTTTATCTGGCCGACGAACAGGCGGAGCAGGCTTTTCCGTGGCTTGAAAAGGCGATTGCGAAGGCGCCCCTTTTCCCCGAAGCGCACTACGTGCTCGCCTATGAACGGCGTCGGCTCGGACAAGGCCCCGCCGCGATCAAAGCGGTTACGCGCGGAATCGATCTGAATCCCGACGATGCCTCACTGCGCCACCTCCGTGGTCTGTGTCACGTGGATACGGACGAGGTTGCCGCGGCGGCGGCGGACTTTGCCTACGCGATCGAATTGAGTCCGCGAAATCTTACGTATCTGCTCGCACTGGCCGACATCCGTTGGGCGGCAGGGTTACAAGATGATGCCGCCACGCTTTACGCACGAGCTGCCGATGTCGCGCCCTTGGCCGTCCGACCCCGGCTGGCGCTGGCGCAGCTTCATCTTGAAAAAGGGGAGTTGGAAAAAGCCCATTCGTGGATCGTTGAGGCCGCTCGCGTGGATCCATCTTCGCCGGAGCCGAACCGGATGCAGGCGAAGTATCTCGTGCGTCTCGGCATGAAGCAGTTGCACGAAAGTCAGACTGCCGGAGCCGTGGACGCCTTCGAAATGGCCCTCCAGTTACGTCCGGACTATCTGCCCGCGCTCGAATCTCTCTGTCTTGCCTGCTTGCAGGCGGACCGGTCCGACGAGGCGATAAGCGTGTTACAAAGATTCATCGAGGCCAACCCCAAGCTGGCGAAACCTCACTACCTCCTCGCCGTTTTGCGGCTTGAGCAAGGCGGCAGCCAGGACGCCCGCGATCACTTAACCGCAGGAGTCGATCTGGCTCGTGAATCCGGGGACACCGCCACCCTCAGCAAAATCCAGAACCTGCAGGATTCACTCGCCGTTGCGCCCTGA
- a CDS encoding Sip1-related alpha-galactosidase, translated as MTEPDDSGPVSATEIDEATVNPSPSRHFTGLTKGALFIADSLVVTDMPGTGWAARSDEIESGVFLHATVARPAPLVEIPLGRIDGLKRFTSSARRGPFWVHPVNGTSTAEVKASTLWILAERGDGSFVVLVPLLDRRASFTLRSHEGGLVVVGESGDPAVAISHGAALFAATGDDPFALLAVAAEAVKQSHGQRPRPSAENLPDFMDLFGWCTWDAFYREVTPAKIRAGLAAFAAIGVEPRLLVLDDGWQSIRQTATGEERLISFEANEQFDHDLSAVVTTAKTEFKVQQFFVWHALLGYWGGVCDDALPGYATRTVTRAFGPGVLAETPDANDGQFGALVGVPSAEAVGRFYDDFHRCLRAQGIDGVKVDNQAALEAVSAGQGGRVALAQACRTALESAVARNFDGRMINCMSCTPEGLYLSRSGTMRTSDDFWPLRPETHGAHVYNNAQTALWFGEFMPVDWDMFQSKHSFGSFHAAARAISGGPVYVSDQPGQHDATLLRKLVLSDGTVLRADGPGRVTRDGLFVDPTVAPALLKIFNTSRDCGVVGIFNAHAPVSSLESTNTDDTMAPFSFSGNVSPEDVEGLSGDEFVEYTHRVGTIRRVMRNSSAAITLAPGEWEIVSFAPVKNGFAAIGLSDKLNSTGALVRVDRHTPKACAVTLRDGGAFVAWSSRSPVEVSYDGRTLAYTYDVKSGRIEVAVPTGGVRTVQFSWT; from the coding sequence ATGACTGAGCCCGATGATTCGGGGCCGGTTTCTGCGACGGAAATCGACGAAGCGACGGTAAATCCCTCGCCCTCTCGTCATTTCACCGGGTTAACCAAGGGAGCCTTGTTCATTGCCGACTCACTGGTCGTCACCGACATGCCGGGCACCGGTTGGGCAGCGCGGTCCGACGAGATCGAGTCCGGCGTTTTCCTGCATGCTACTGTGGCTCGGCCGGCCCCGTTGGTTGAAATTCCTCTTGGCCGCATCGACGGACTTAAGCGCTTCACCAGTTCTGCCCGGCGGGGACCATTCTGGGTCCATCCGGTCAACGGAACATCCACTGCGGAAGTAAAAGCATCCACATTGTGGATACTCGCGGAGCGTGGTGACGGATCGTTTGTTGTGCTGGTGCCGCTGCTGGATCGTCGCGCAAGTTTTACGCTTCGCAGCCACGAGGGAGGTTTGGTGGTCGTAGGCGAAAGCGGCGATCCTGCCGTCGCGATCTCGCACGGTGCCGCGCTGTTTGCGGCGACGGGTGACGATCCTTTCGCGTTGCTTGCTGTTGCGGCGGAAGCCGTGAAGCAGTCGCACGGTCAACGTCCTCGTCCCAGCGCAGAAAATTTGCCCGATTTCATGGATCTGTTTGGATGGTGCACGTGGGACGCATTTTATCGTGAGGTGACTCCCGCGAAGATTCGGGCGGGTTTGGCGGCCTTTGCCGCTATCGGCGTCGAGCCTCGTCTCCTGGTGTTGGACGATGGCTGGCAATCCATCCGTCAAACCGCGACCGGAGAAGAACGCCTCATCAGCTTCGAAGCCAACGAGCAGTTTGACCATGATCTCAGCGCTGTGGTCACGACCGCTAAAACTGAGTTCAAAGTGCAGCAGTTTTTTGTGTGGCATGCGTTGCTGGGATACTGGGGTGGCGTTTGCGACGATGCTTTGCCGGGTTATGCCACGCGCACTGTGACGCGCGCCTTTGGGCCCGGTGTGCTCGCCGAAACCCCCGATGCGAATGACGGGCAGTTCGGAGCATTGGTGGGAGTGCCATCGGCCGAGGCGGTCGGTCGTTTTTATGACGACTTTCATCGCTGTCTTCGCGCCCAGGGAATTGATGGAGTTAAGGTCGACAACCAGGCGGCGTTGGAAGCCGTCTCCGCCGGACAAGGCGGACGTGTGGCGCTGGCCCAAGCCTGTCGCACCGCTCTGGAGTCGGCGGTGGCGCGAAACTTTGATGGTCGCATGATTAACTGCATGTCGTGCACGCCCGAGGGACTGTATCTTAGTCGTTCCGGCACGATGCGCACCTCCGATGATTTCTGGCCGCTGCGCCCCGAAACGCACGGTGCTCATGTTTATAACAACGCGCAGACCGCACTCTGGTTTGGCGAGTTCATGCCGGTGGATTGGGACATGTTTCAATCGAAACACTCTTTCGGCTCCTTCCATGCGGCGGCGCGCGCGATTTCCGGCGGACCCGTTTATGTCTCCGATCAACCAGGTCAACATGACGCCACGTTGCTGCGAAAACTGGTGCTGTCCGACGGCACGGTTCTGCGGGCGGATGGCCCGGGGCGGGTTACGCGCGACGGCTTGTTTGTCGACCCCACGGTCGCGCCAGCGTTGCTCAAAATATTTAACACCAGTCGCGATTGCGGTGTGGTGGGTATCTTCAACGCCCATGCTCCGGTTAGTTCGCTGGAGTCGACGAACACTGACGACACGATGGCTCCGTTTTCCTTCTCAGGTAATGTGAGTCCTGAAGACGTGGAGGGCCTTTCGGGAGACGAGTTTGTGGAATATACGCACCGTGTTGGAACGATTCGACGCGTGATGCGAAACTCATCCGCTGCGATTACGCTGGCACCGGGGGAGTGGGAAATCGTTTCCTTTGCTCCCGTCAAAAACGGATTCGCCGCAATCGGTCTGAGCGACAAGCTGAACAGCACCGGCGCGCTGGTGCGAGTTGATCGCCACACGCCCAAAGCCTGTGCCGTCACCCTCCGCGATGGCGGAGCATTTGTCGCGTGGTCCAGCCGCTCGCCGGTTGAAGTTTCATATGACGGCAGGACTCTCGCCTACACCTATGACGTCAAATCCGGTAGGATCGAGGTTGCAGTGCCCACAGGCGGCGTTCGAACCGTGCAGTTTTCTTGGACTTGA
- a CDS encoding acetylxylan esterase, protein MILPRFHVALGLALLSSIPSPAQPWWRGNVATPAEARAQTDRAIGQLNPYLNAIGYAQLTRRAERVAALRTRTDAERRQVEVRQKIKDLVGGIPALSGPVAVQTFPGFDDEGFRIENIVYESAPDYWVTANVFVPDGPGPFPALIIAPGHGAGKSSQYSWGVNFARAGILVLAIDPMGQGERLQHFDPELGTSKVEPVGEHEHANQSALLVSQHIARYWFADGIRGIDYLVQRGDIDPARIGTFGCSGGGTAAAYLAAMDERIAVAAVSSFITSFTALLPGHGPQDAEQTLPGFIAADLDFADWVELAAPRPYAIIAFEEDFFPLVGAQQAHAEAERFYGLFNATDQLKFIRGPGGHCNLGAVSPELLRFLITHLVGPHAPIPALEPRRPTDTDVLNVTPTGQLSTSIGSAIAEDFTRAAAAAIPRLQPFRSVEATAHHRDELRDNLRALAGVVARPGAPAPVVTTDSTASLDTYLLEHLTFASEPGITLPGLLARPHQRGPHPVVLWLDALPLDRIANEPDFQRLAASGHLVLALHPRGVLGEPDPQADRLALGQYMPVHLRAHAVGKTLIGMRTDDTLRAIDWLRQQPDVSPDQLTLFGPGAQGLVALHAAALDDRITAVVIEDTLVSYRAAVAAGLHRNLSEVVIPGVLNRYDTPDILLSISPRPVTIINPANPMGQRMSNADAAAELSAVLATDTNLGQPDRVQIIHRDPRDPRPLP, encoded by the coding sequence ATGATATTGCCCCGCTTTCATGTCGCACTCGGACTTGCCCTGCTCAGCTCCATCCCCTCTCCCGCCCAACCGTGGTGGCGAGGTAATGTGGCTACGCCGGCAGAGGCGCGCGCCCAGACCGATAGAGCGATTGGCCAGCTCAATCCCTACCTCAACGCCATCGGCTACGCCCAACTCACCCGACGCGCCGAGCGTGTGGCAGCTCTGCGCACCCGCACCGATGCCGAACGGCGCCAAGTCGAGGTTCGTCAAAAAATAAAGGACCTTGTGGGCGGCATTCCCGCCCTTTCCGGCCCGGTGGCCGTTCAGACATTTCCCGGCTTCGACGACGAGGGCTTTCGCATTGAAAACATCGTCTATGAAAGCGCGCCCGACTACTGGGTGACCGCCAACGTTTTCGTGCCCGATGGCCCGGGACCATTTCCCGCGCTCATCATCGCTCCCGGTCACGGCGCCGGCAAATCCAGCCAATATTCCTGGGGCGTCAACTTCGCCCGCGCCGGTATTCTCGTGCTCGCCATCGACCCGATGGGACAGGGCGAGCGCCTGCAACACTTCGACCCCGAGCTCGGCACGTCCAAGGTCGAACCCGTCGGCGAACACGAACATGCCAACCAGAGCGCCTTGCTCGTGAGTCAACATATCGCCCGCTATTGGTTCGCCGACGGCATTCGCGGCATCGATTACCTCGTCCAGCGCGGCGACATCGACCCCGCCCGCATTGGCACCTTTGGCTGCTCCGGTGGTGGCACCGCCGCCGCCTACCTCGCCGCGATGGACGAACGCATCGCCGTCGCCGCCGTGTCTTCTTTCATCACCTCATTCACCGCCCTGCTCCCCGGCCACGGCCCTCAGGATGCCGAGCAAACGCTGCCCGGTTTCATTGCCGCCGACTTGGATTTCGCCGACTGGGTGGAGCTCGCTGCGCCACGACCCTACGCGATCATCGCGTTTGAAGAGGATTTCTTTCCCCTCGTCGGCGCCCAGCAAGCCCACGCCGAGGCCGAGCGCTTCTACGGATTGTTCAACGCGACGGATCAACTGAAGTTCATCCGCGGTCCCGGCGGCCACTGCAACCTCGGCGCAGTCTCGCCCGAACTGCTGCGTTTTCTCATCACCCACCTCGTCGGCCCCCACGCCCCCATTCCTGCCCTGGAGCCGCGACGGCCGACCGATACGGACGTCTTGAACGTCACACCGACCGGCCAGCTTTCGACCTCAATCGGCAGTGCCATCGCCGAAGATTTCACCCGCGCCGCCGCCGCCGCGATCCCTCGCCTGCAGCCCTTTCGCTCCGTCGAGGCTACGGCCCACCACCGCGATGAATTGCGCGACAACCTTCGCGCCCTCGCCGGCGTCGTTGCCCGACCGGGCGCGCCTGCTCCCGTCGTCACGACCGACTCAACTGCATCGCTCGATACCTATCTTCTAGAACACCTCACGTTCGCCAGCGAACCCGGCATCACCCTGCCCGGGCTGTTAGCGCGACCGCACCAACGCGGACCGCATCCGGTCGTGCTGTGGCTCGACGCCTTGCCGCTGGATCGCATCGCCAACGAGCCCGATTTCCAACGCCTCGCGGCCTCCGGCCACCTCGTGCTCGCCCTGCACCCCCGGGGCGTGCTGGGTGAACCCGATCCGCAAGCCGATCGTCTCGCCCTCGGCCAATACATGCCGGTGCATCTGCGCGCGCACGCCGTGGGTAAGACGCTCATCGGCATGCGCACCGACGACACCCTGCGTGCCATCGACTGGTTGCGCCAACAACCCGACGTCTCACCTGACCAACTGACGCTCTTCGGCCCGGGAGCCCAAGGCCTCGTCGCACTGCACGCCGCCGCCCTCGACGACCGTATCACTGCCGTCGTCATCGAAGACACCCTCGTATCCTATCGCGCCGCAGTCGCCGCGGGCCTGCACCGGAACCTTTCGGAAGTCGTCATTCCCGGTGTCCTCAACCGCTACGACACGCCGGATATCCTTCTATCCATCAGCCCCCGGCCCGTGACCATCATCAACCCGGCCAACCCCATGGGCCAACGCATGAGTAACGCGGACGCCGCCGCCGAGCTCTCCGCCGTCCTCGCCACCGACACCAACCTCGGCCAACCTGACCGCGTGCAGATCATCCACCGCGACCCCCGCGACCCGCGCCCACTACCCTGA